The sequence taaatagtgataatgattttagtttgttttaaaaatatatttatttgcatgAGTGCACATCAGTCCATAGTTTATGTCCATGACGTACGCATACTCCCAGCACCGCCAGCACCACCTCCGTCACTTCGTCCCTCATCACCATGTCATTCTTCGTATCTCTATGTTGTTGTAAGTATTGGTGTAGCAGCAATAGTTAGCAGCTAAAAAGAgaagtaataaaagtaaaagagtGTAGAGGATAAATTCGATTGTGCATGAAACTCTGGTGAGAATGCGCGGCAGCAACCAAACCAACTTGCTCTAATATGTACGAAAAGGAATAAAAGTAGCAGAGGAAGATACAGCTGCTGAAGGAGAGCAAGAGACAGAAGTCTGTTGGTGAACAGTGAATTTATATGTACGGTGATATGTGTTGGTGCCGTCTGTCCAGGTCGCTGTTACACCGTGTTGTCAACAGAAGTGAGACAGAATAAACTTACGAGATTGCTGGAGAAGTAAAATAGGCGGGGAAGGTTTGAGGTAAAGCCTGGTAGTTGTGTGATCACTGATCAGTGTGGGTATTACTCCAACCCAAACTCTTAAGCTGAATTTTTAAACGGGTCATCATTTTATTCTgcacataaattattattattattttatttataccatAAATTAATACTGCGGGGATTACTTGTGCTCAGACGTATTATTTGTGCTGCTAATAActgagatattaataattgtgtGTGCTCAGTacaaactattattatttttcatgccgtgttttataaattgtcgTAAATTTGTGTACATGGAGCCTGTGGAACGATAGAAAATGCTGGTAAGTAAACGGGCGGGAGAGAGTTACTAATTCTTAAACTCTGTCTAcctatttttaatcatttaaatattcgtGGCTCATTTTTATCTACCatacttaattatttgagtgatttatattttttatttattatttatacccttttattttattttattcatttatttatcaacgagttattttatttatttatttaaaaaattcagaagttattttagtataaataatatttttcgaggTTACGAAATAAACGTTAAATACTATACGTAAATACGTCGTTgctgtttataacaaatagaagaggttttttttaaaactactttgctgttaattatttttactgtaattactttattatcaATGTAGATTATAAATGCGCACTATCGCAAGTAACTCTGTGCTGGTGACGTAATTCAtacaacttaaaaaatattacgtgtaatttttttttttaatttatttgtgacataaaaaatataattgtttattttttagggAGACGATCCGCCATACCTGTCGGTGGGAACGGAAGTGAGCGCCAAGTACAAAGGCGCCTTTTGCGAGGCTAAGATTCGTAAAGTTGTACGTTCAGTAAAATGTCGAGTTACGTACAAGCAAGGTCTGGGAACTGCAACTGTTACCGATGACCAAATAAAAGGTACACTGAGAGTCGGAGCATCTGTGGAGGCTCGTCATGTGGACAAGAAAGAATTCGTTGAGGCGACCATCACCAAGATACAGGATTGCAGTCAGTACACGGTAGTCTTTGATGACGGAGACATAACGACGTTGAGACGAACTGCTTTGTGCTTGAAGAGTGGAAGACACTTTGCCGAAAGTGAGACGTTGGATCAGCTGCCGTTGACGCATCCTGAACACTTTGGTAACCCGGTGATTGGTGGTAGACGTGGCAGACGTTCGAGGCAAGCACAgtgagttttttatttttgcatgTTACGTTTTGACCCgacaactttttaaattaaatatttttttttgttcttgtGTTGCAGGGATGACAGCAGCGAAGATGAAGGAAGTCCACCGCGAGGGAGTCCGTCTGGTTCGGGTGTTGGTGGAAAAGAAGGTGTGGAAACTGAGCCTGAGATCGGACGAGTCGTTTGTGTCGAGCTGGGcgataagaaaaagaaagacAATTGGTTTCCCGGGTTAGTTGTTGCTCCGACTGCTCAGGATACTGTCAGAATACGGGTCCGTGATGATTATTTGGTTAGATCCTTCAAGGATGCTCGATACTACACAGTTCCCAAGAAGGAAGCGACTGAATTTACCAAGGAAATGGGAACGAAAGTTGAAAACAGTGCTTTGAAAATTGCTGTTGAGAAAGCTCTATTGTTTTTAGAGAAAAATGAATTGCCTCCTCACTGGGATCGCGATTCATTGTTTGGTAACAGTATGTCCAGTGGTAACAGTGATACAGATGGAGATTTAGATTCCGACAGCTCGGATGACGAACCACGCGAGGAAAAAGATCATTTTGTAgcacaattatataaatttatggacGATCGAGGTACTCCGATAAATAATTGCCCGATGATTGGCAATGAAGACATTGATTTGTATCGTTTATTCCGGGCTGTTGAAAAGCTAGGTGGCTATAATCGCGTGACGAATCAAAATCAGTGGAAGTCAATAACAAGACGACTTGGTATTTCAATGCAATTGACACATGCTACGCACAACCTCGTGAAGCAggcatacaaaaaatttttacactctTTTGAAGATTTTTACAGAAAGCTTGGATGCACGATGGTGAATCATCCGAGAGGCAGTACACGTAAACAACGACCTGGGAGAAGTCTTATCCGAGACAAAGATCGTAACACTCCGGTTCCAACGGCTCATCAGAACATTCCCAAGACGGAGAAAGAAAAAACTGAAGGTGATGAGGAACCAAAAGAAAAGAAAGTTCCCGTTGAAGATGAAAAACCTGTCAGTAGCGAGCCGTGTGTACCTCGAGAGATTGTCAAAGAGGAAGAACCGAAGCCGGTTAAGAAGAAAGAAGTTGTCGAAGAGTCCGTCAGTGGACAAGAGAGTGATATAAATGTTGAAGCTGAGAGTACTGAATCATCGAGTAGTGAAAAGTCACAAAAACCACCAGCGAGATTCACTCCAGTATCTCTGGGTCGTGCTAAATCATCATCAGCAACGACAGCGACAGCATCAGTAATAGctacagcaacaacaacagcagcaacaactcCGGCGACTAAAATTAAAGAAGAGCCGAAGAAAAAAACctatgaaaagaaaaaacaagaGGGAAATTCATCATCGTCAAGTTCTGGTGCAAGTTTGACGGGAAAAAAAGaaacgttaaataaaaaagacgaGGAAACTACAAAGACACGTTCTAAATCTAAAGAAGATACTAAAGTAAAAGACTCTCGTGAAACTCGTACACCTTCTCGTGAGTCTGAAAAAACTCGTGGTAATTCTTTGAAACCGCGGCGATTGACAGACGACGAACTTAAAAAGCAACAGCGTGGACGGAAGAAGCGAGAAGACACTGATAAATCTCGTACTGACAAGGATGAAAGCAGTGGAGCTGAAAGCTCATCGGCGCCCTGCTATAAGGGTCCAGTGCAATTGGGAGACAGACTGAAAGTTTACTACGGACCGACACACGAGTCTAAAGTAACGTACGAggcaaaagttattggagtcCAGCAACTCGATGACTGTGATGAGATTAACTATCTCGTGCATTACACAGGTTGGAATACAAGATACGATGAGTGGATCAAAGCTACCAGGATAGCGCAGAATTTTACACAAACTCAGGCGCGAGTTAGAAGAACTAAAGCAACACCCAGACCTCAAACGCCTAGTACCAACTCGAGTAAATCTGCTAAAACACCAACTACTGGCTTACAAGGTAGACGAAGAGCTCAGAGTGTTGCGCCAACGACTTCGAAAACTTCGTCAGCAACTTCCACCAGCACTAGTTCAACTTCATCtgcaaataataaagataaagataaagattCGTTTCAACCTGCAAGATCTACTACGCCTTTGTCAGTTAACAGCTCTAGCTCACGAACAAAGAGTCCAGCTACTCCAGCAGGTAGTCGTCCTACTAGAAATACTAGAAATGCTGAACAACTGGGTATTGAATTGCGTAGACGTACCAGAAGAATGTCTGGACACACTGATTTGTCTGTCGTCACTGAAAGTGAAGACAGTGATGCTTATGAGACTGATACTACTGAACCAGAGAGAGCTAGAACGAGATCACGTGGTACTGAGGAACGTAGAAGACGAGAAGTAAGACGCAGAGTTGAAGACAGAATAAAACCAGATGAAAATAGTGAAGTTGAAGATGAAAAAGATGCTGTGAGTGAACCAAGAAGAACACGAAGATTAAGAAGGACTccgaataaaatacaaagtACTAAATCTGAGGTAGACAGTGGTGGTGCTGGTGCtgatgaagatgaagaagacGATGTGGAGGATGAAGAGAATGATGAAaatgatgaagatgaagatgacGAGGATGAAGTGCCAGATACTTTTGAGCGAACACAAGGACACGATGAACAACCGAAAGGACGTGATTTTGATCTTAATCAAATAAGATCAGAACTCAAAGGATTTGATAAAGCTGTGAAAATGGAAGTACTGAGAATGGAGCCAGAAAATTCTGGGGATGAAGAAACTAAACCACGTGTTGAAGATCTGCAAAAAGATGTTAAAGAAGAGAAAAAAGAAGTTAAAGATGTTAAAGTTGAAGAACCTGTTGACATTAAACCAGTTGTTGAAGCTGTTGCTGTTAAACCTGATCCATCCCCTTCGCCTACTGAGGACgtttatgaatttaaagaaCCAGAACCATTTGAATTTGAAGTTAGAAATAAGCGGGATTCTTCTGGTGATAAAGATAAACCGAAAAAGCGGGTCTTTGATGAAGAACCCAAGAGCCcgaaaaagaaacaaaaaacttCAGCAGCTAGTCctaaagaaaataaaccagAGGTTGAGGCTGAATCTAAACGTAAAGCCAGAAGAACGCCTGTAAAACGTCCTGAAGAAACTCCTGAAATTATTACGCCGCCTAAACCAACTGTTATTTCATCGCCGAAAGAATTTGAAAAGATTGTTGATCCTCCACCATTGATTCCACCTAAAACGACACCTGTTACTCTTTCACCGCCGACTTTAGTCTCAGCCGTCATCGAAGAACAAACCAAGAGTAGTTCTAACGtcgatttactttttaatgacTCGATGAGCAACGACGATGGAGCCGGAGATGCTGATGATCCCGAGGACCGTTTGATAATATCTGAAGCCGAAGTTTCCGAGGCTGAACACGACAATCTGTTTACTTATCAACAAGACATGTTTCCAAAGAATGAAATGgccaataaaattgaatttaataaagaacCTGAAAGTGGCAAAGACAAAGAAGAGAAACATATCCAAGCAGCTCCAACTGTCGCTAGCACTAGTGCCATGCCTATAATTGCACCACTGGTGATTCCAACGGTAGCTCCGATAGtcgatagaaaaataattgatccaAAACCATTgattaatgaaagaaaaataattgatattaagcCACCAATCATTGAACGAAAAATTATCGACTTAAAGCCACCGgtgattgaaagaaaaataatcgatCCAAAGCCGCCGactattgaaagaaaaataattgacacaaAACCACCGACGATCGAACGAAAAGTTATGGATACAAAGCCGCCGgtgattgaaagaaaaattattgacatgAAACCATCAGCTGTTGCTTCTCTAGCGACTACAACTCTCACTACACCTATAATTCTTGCTCCCATTAGCGCCAGATTACCGGCAACGTCAACGATCgaagaaaaattatcagcCGCGGCGATGGCCTTCAGACAATCAAAGCCGAGAGACTCTAAGCGGGATGATGATTCAAATGAGtcgaagaaaaattcaaaagatattttgaAGAAGACCGAAACATATGGAAAGAGatcgaaaattataaatgacgAGCAGGTTAAACTGAAGCAAGAATTGGAGAggaaaaaagaagaagaagcttTGAAACTCCAAGAGGAACGGTCGAGAGAAGTTATAAGAATTGCGTTGAAACAAAAAGAGGAAGAGCTTGAACAGTTGAAGATGCATAAAGAAGATTTGAAGAAAGTTACGGATGTTAAAGTTGATCAGAGAAAAATAGTCGACAAACGTGAAGACGTGTGGAAAAAGAAAGATAAAGTTGAAATTATGGATATAGATGTTCCGAAAGAAATTACTCCGGAGcctaaagaaaatgaaaaacaaaaacgtAAGAAAGTTTTGAGCCAAGAGTTTGTCGATTCAACTGATAGCAGCGATTCGGAGCAAAAACTTGTGATTGACAATTCTGAGATGAGAGAAGAGCGGCATGAATCCTGTGATtttgatgttaaaataaaaacagagATGGATTTATATCCAGAGGCGCGTTCTGATCAACATCAACAAGTACAAAGTCATGTCGTTCAGCTTTCCCAGCAGGAACAACTCATTAATTCTCCCAAGAATATTGTAATGAGTGTTAAAACAGAGGAAGAAGgtgaaaatatgaatttactTTGTGAAGAAGAGATTCCAGGTTCTCCTGCACCTGTCATTGATACGACAGAGCAGGAAAGACCTGgtgatcatcatcatcatcaccaccaTACTTTAATAAAGAATGAATCGAATGAAAAGAAACTTGTGCTTTTAGAGATGCCATTTGCCAGTGCACCAGCTCTAGGACCACAGAGTAGTACCAGCCAAGGATCGATGTCAATGACCGTCACCACGGCATGTAACGTTCCTGTGCCTGTGCTGATTCCAATGCAGCCAAATGTCGTCTCCACTTCACGGCAGCCGCCGCTCAttcagcatcagcatcaaccccaacagcagcagcagcagcaccAGCCACTACAGCAACACCAACCACCACCTCCTCCACTACCAGAACAACACTTGCCACCTCCGGTCCCGCAAGTCATCCATCCACCAAGACGTGAAAGCAATGAAGCTGCTCCCGTAATGGACAATACCCCTCCAACTACACCAGACTCGACGATCTCCAACATATCTACATCTCCACGAGGCGACGAAAGAACCGGTGGATCCTCGCCCTTGTCCgatgaaaatgttaaaataaatcgtGATACATCAGAAGCTGATGACAGCGCCGGCAAAGGTCCCTCAGGTTACAGCGAAGACGACGCGACCTTAAATACTGACAGCAATACAGCCGAAAGAAGTTCCTCCAAGGCAATAAAAAGGTCTGCTGAGGATCCTTCGTCgcctaaaaagaaaaaacgcAGTCGTAAAAGCTCCGAGTGTGGTAGCAATGCAGGTAGAAAATCAAGTGGAAGACAATCAGGCAGACAGACGAGACAAAGTGGTGCTGCTGGAAGTGACAGTGATGACACCAGTGAAAGCTCTAATTCTGCTTCtcacaatattaataataataatgttaataataataatattaatagtaataataataatagtaacagtAATAGTACTACTAATAATACTAATTCTCCGCCGgatgttattgaaaatacaaCTACTGCGACCACTACAACGACAGCAGTTACTACTAATGGAATAACAGATCTCAATAGTATTTCGTCTCGATCTCCAAAGCCAATGAAGTACAACTTTTATGTGgaacttggtaattatttattatttattattcattattcattattattattattttaaatatttattaattatttaatttaatagatcCTCAGTTGGATGGCAGCCagagaatagctttacttcaacaaaaattaacaGAGTTGAAGAATACTTATAATTCAGTGAAACTGGAATTAGCGGGTATTGAAAggcgaagaaaaaaattacgaagaAGAGAAAGAGAAGGTTAgtagtattataatttatcattttaagatctatttaattaattgataaagtaaaagacctagtacccATTCAGGTAACTAGTACTCGATTATTCCATGTATATTTACTAAGTAAAGATATTCAAATACATGATAGTGGTCGGGTACTGAATCTATTCGCTTTAATTATCgatgaaattttaaagttatttatgaaattgttCCAGCAATGAAAGCCGCGAAAGCAGAAATGCAACAAGCGTGCTCTTGATGAGACCGCAATAATCACCATTAGCAtcattaaatgttataaattatttaaaatggctaaaggatttaataaataaattgtaaatacaGGCGATGAGGAGGACCGGCTATTCTCGTAAAAAATAACAGCCACCTTAGACGCACTGTTTAAATTAAGTACAGTTACAATGGAGTAAATTTAGAACATAACTTTCTGGTACATCTTTTATCAATGTAAATTGTAGATATAGATGTAAGAAATTcgttttaaagataaattaatattgatattattattaaattgataactaacaaaaaatatatatacataaaaaattgatagattgtataagtatacatattatattatattatatatattttggttGACAATAccgtttatataatttttttttttttttttttccgtctgTGTCAAGTGCGAATGTTTAACAAAGTACAAAATATTGGCCGGATTTGTGTCTTGATGATTAAAAGAAGCCAAACCCAAAGGTCCTGACTACTCCTCGTGTCCAACGTGGACCAATTTTAAACTTTGgcttaattttttcttcagcaatttattaaaatatttgatattatatattttgtaaaaaataataaaaaattaatgccgattaattatttacccaGTGAACAACTCaacagttattaattattagttattaattactaagtaattatatgcattacaaaaaaaaataattaaaatttttatatgaaattgtatttatttgttataataCAGGAATAAGATAATCATTagctgatttatttttaagtttactgTTTTATTTCGTGCTTTTATTAAATGgtcattactttttatctATTAGCTGACGTACTTTAATTAATGACtagtgttgaaaaaataattactcctCAGTACTCAACAACTTTGTCTAACATCAAatagatcaataaaaaatatgcgaGTAGTAGATCCTacagaagaagaagaagaagtctttttattgaagattaaataaatagagt comes from Microplitis demolitor isolate Queensland-Clemson2020A chromosome 8, iyMicDemo2.1a, whole genome shotgun sequence and encodes:
- the LOC103578858 gene encoding AT-rich interactive domain-containing protein 4B isoform X1; protein product: MLGDDPPYLSVGTEVSAKYKGAFCEAKIRKVVRSVKCRVTYKQGLGTATVTDDQIKGTLRVGASVEARHVDKKEFVEATITKIQDCSQYTVVFDDGDITTLRRTALCLKSGRHFAESETLDQLPLTHPEHFGNPVIGGRRGRRSRQAQDDSSEDEGSPPRGSPSGSGVGGKEGVETEPEIGRVVCVELGDKKKKDNWFPGLVVAPTAQDTVRIRVRDDYLVRSFKDARYYTVPKKEATEFTKEMGTKVENSALKIAVEKALLFLEKNELPPHWDRDSLFGNSMSSGNSDTDGDLDSDSSDDEPREEKDHFVAQLYKFMDDRGTPINNCPMIGNEDIDLYRLFRAVEKLGGYNRVTNQNQWKSITRRLGISMQLTHATHNLVKQAYKKFLHSFEDFYRKLGCTMVNHPRGSTRKQRPGRSLIRDKDRNTPVPTAHQNIPKTEKEKTEGDEEPKEKKVPVEDEKPVSSEPCVPREIVKEEEPKPVKKKEVVEESVSGQESDINVEAESTESSSSEKSQKPPARFTPVSLGRAKSSSATTATASVIATATTTAATTPATKIKEEPKKKTYEKKKQEGNSSSSSSGASLTGKKETLNKKDEETTKTRSKSKEDTKVKDSRETRTPSRESEKTRGNSLKPRRLTDDELKKQQRGRKKREDTDKSRTDKDESSGAESSSAPCYKGPVQLGDRLKVYYGPTHESKVTYEAKVIGVQQLDDCDEINYLVHYTGWNTRYDEWIKATRIAQNFTQTQARVRRTKATPRPQTPSTNSSKSAKTPTTGLQGRRRAQSVAPTTSKTSSATSTSTSSTSSANNKDKDKDSFQPARSTTPLSVNSSSSRTKSPATPAGSRPTRNTRNAEQLGIELRRRTRRMSGHTDLSVVTESEDSDAYETDTTEPERARTRSRGTEERRRREVRRRVEDRIKPDENSEVEDEKDAVSEPRRTRRLRRTPNKIQSTKSEVDSGGAGADEDEEDDVEDEENDENDEDEDDEDEVPDTFERTQGHDEQPKGRDFDLNQIRSELKGFDKAVKMEVLRMEPENSGDEETKPRVEDLQKDVKEEKKEVKDVKVEEPVDIKPVVEAVAVKPDPSPSPTEDVYEFKEPEPFEFEVRNKRDSSGDKDKPKKRVFDEEPKSPKKKQKTSAASPKENKPEVEAESKRKARRTPVKRPEETPEIITPPKPTVISSPKEFEKIVDPPPLIPPKTTPVTLSPPTLVSAVIEEQTKSSSNVDLLFNDSMSNDDGAGDADDPEDRLIISEAEVSEAEHDNLFTYQQDMFPKNEMANKIEFNKEPESGKDKEEKHIQAAPTVASTSAMPIIAPLVIPTVAPIVDRKIIDPKPLINERKIIDIKPPIIERKIIDLKPPVIERKIIDPKPPTIERKIIDTKPPTIERKVMDTKPPVIERKIIDMKPSAVASLATTTLTTPIILAPISARLPATSTIEEKLSAAAMAFRQSKPRDSKRDDDSNESKKNSKDILKKTETYGKRSKIINDEQVKLKQELERKKEEEALKLQEERSREVIRIALKQKEEELEQLKMHKEDLKKVTDVKVDQRKIVDKREDVWKKKDKVEIMDIDVPKEITPEPKENEKQKRKKVLSQEFVDSTDSSDSEQKLVIDNSEMREERHESCDFDVKIKTEMDLYPEARSDQHQQVQSHVVQLSQQEQLINSPKNIVMSVKTEEEGENMNLLCEEEIPGSPAPVIDTTEQERPGDHHHHHHHTLIKNESNEKKLVLLEMPFASAPALGPQSSTSQGSMSMTVTTACNVPVPVLIPMQPNVVSTSRQPPLIQHQHQPQQQQQQHQPLQQHQPPPPPLPEQHLPPPVPQVIHPPRRESNEAAPVMDNTPPTTPDSTISNISTSPRGDERTGGSSPLSDENVKINRDTSEADDSAGKGPSGYSEDDATLNTDSNTAERSSSKAIKRSAEDPSSPKKKKRSRKSSECGSNAGRKSSGRQSGRQTRQSGAAGSDSDDTSESSNSASHNINNNNVNNNNINSNNNNSNSNSTTNNTNSPPDVIENTTTATTTTTAVTTNGITDLNSISSRSPKPMKYNFYVELDPQLDGSQRIALLQQKLTELKNTYNSVKLELAGIERRRKKLRRREREAMKAAKAEMQQACS
- the LOC103578858 gene encoding AT-rich interactive domain-containing protein 4B isoform X2, encoding MLGDDPPYLSVGTEVSAKYKGAFCEAKIRKVVRSVKCRVTYKQGLGTATVTDDQIKGTLRVGASVEARHVDKKEFVEATITKIQDCSQYTVVFDDGDITTLRRTALCLKSGRHFAESETLDQLPLTHPEHFGNPVIGGRRGRRSRDDSSEDEGSPPRGSPSGSGVGGKEGVETEPEIGRVVCVELGDKKKKDNWFPGLVVAPTAQDTVRIRVRDDYLVRSFKDARYYTVPKKEATEFTKEMGTKVENSALKIAVEKALLFLEKNELPPHWDRDSLFGNSMSSGNSDTDGDLDSDSSDDEPREEKDHFVAQLYKFMDDRGTPINNCPMIGNEDIDLYRLFRAVEKLGGYNRVTNQNQWKSITRRLGISMQLTHATHNLVKQAYKKFLHSFEDFYRKLGCTMVNHPRGSTRKQRPGRSLIRDKDRNTPVPTAHQNIPKTEKEKTEGDEEPKEKKVPVEDEKPVSSEPCVPREIVKEEEPKPVKKKEVVEESVSGQESDINVEAESTESSSSEKSQKPPARFTPVSLGRAKSSSATTATASVIATATTTAATTPATKIKEEPKKKTYEKKKQEGNSSSSSSGASLTGKKETLNKKDEETTKTRSKSKEDTKVKDSRETRTPSRESEKTRGNSLKPRRLTDDELKKQQRGRKKREDTDKSRTDKDESSGAESSSAPCYKGPVQLGDRLKVYYGPTHESKVTYEAKVIGVQQLDDCDEINYLVHYTGWNTRYDEWIKATRIAQNFTQTQARVRRTKATPRPQTPSTNSSKSAKTPTTGLQGRRRAQSVAPTTSKTSSATSTSTSSTSSANNKDKDKDSFQPARSTTPLSVNSSSSRTKSPATPAGSRPTRNTRNAEQLGIELRRRTRRMSGHTDLSVVTESEDSDAYETDTTEPERARTRSRGTEERRRREVRRRVEDRIKPDENSEVEDEKDAVSEPRRTRRLRRTPNKIQSTKSEVDSGGAGADEDEEDDVEDEENDENDEDEDDEDEVPDTFERTQGHDEQPKGRDFDLNQIRSELKGFDKAVKMEVLRMEPENSGDEETKPRVEDLQKDVKEEKKEVKDVKVEEPVDIKPVVEAVAVKPDPSPSPTEDVYEFKEPEPFEFEVRNKRDSSGDKDKPKKRVFDEEPKSPKKKQKTSAASPKENKPEVEAESKRKARRTPVKRPEETPEIITPPKPTVISSPKEFEKIVDPPPLIPPKTTPVTLSPPTLVSAVIEEQTKSSSNVDLLFNDSMSNDDGAGDADDPEDRLIISEAEVSEAEHDNLFTYQQDMFPKNEMANKIEFNKEPESGKDKEEKHIQAAPTVASTSAMPIIAPLVIPTVAPIVDRKIIDPKPLINERKIIDIKPPIIERKIIDLKPPVIERKIIDPKPPTIERKIIDTKPPTIERKVMDTKPPVIERKIIDMKPSAVASLATTTLTTPIILAPISARLPATSTIEEKLSAAAMAFRQSKPRDSKRDDDSNESKKNSKDILKKTETYGKRSKIINDEQVKLKQELERKKEEEALKLQEERSREVIRIALKQKEEELEQLKMHKEDLKKVTDVKVDQRKIVDKREDVWKKKDKVEIMDIDVPKEITPEPKENEKQKRKKVLSQEFVDSTDSSDSEQKLVIDNSEMREERHESCDFDVKIKTEMDLYPEARSDQHQQVQSHVVQLSQQEQLINSPKNIVMSVKTEEEGENMNLLCEEEIPGSPAPVIDTTEQERPGDHHHHHHHTLIKNESNEKKLVLLEMPFASAPALGPQSSTSQGSMSMTVTTACNVPVPVLIPMQPNVVSTSRQPPLIQHQHQPQQQQQQHQPLQQHQPPPPPLPEQHLPPPVPQVIHPPRRESNEAAPVMDNTPPTTPDSTISNISTSPRGDERTGGSSPLSDENVKINRDTSEADDSAGKGPSGYSEDDATLNTDSNTAERSSSKAIKRSAEDPSSPKKKKRSRKSSECGSNAGRKSSGRQSGRQTRQSGAAGSDSDDTSESSNSASHNINNNNVNNNNINSNNNNSNSNSTTNNTNSPPDVIENTTTATTTTTAVTTNGITDLNSISSRSPKPMKYNFYVELDPQLDGSQRIALLQQKLTELKNTYNSVKLELAGIERRRKKLRRREREAMKAAKAEMQQACS